The genomic DNA GTGATTTTTTGTCATTGGAAGAGTGACACAGAGAAATAGACAACTGCAAACCTGTATGAAGCAGATTACAAACAAAATGAGAACACTGACAATTTTCAAGAAGGCTACTGAGAAGAGCGTTTCTTCACGTTTTATAGCTAGTAGTTTTACAACCAGCATTCCCCGTACCAGCgaaaaaacaaagaatgatGTTGGAGAGCACAGCACCAAAGGCAAGTAAGACTTGTACTCATTGAAGTGTTGACAGGCCAACTATTAACTCACTAGGCGCATTTCACACCAATTTCTGTGACTCATTCCCATGCAAAAAGAAGACTTCCCAGGACCCCATTCCTTTCCCAAAGAAAGAATGATTTACCATCATATAAATTTTAAGCAAttcagaaacatatttttcacaTGGTGTAATCAGTTGTGTACCCCGGTAAGAACGGAGGATTCACCAGCTGATTCTGAGCCTCCTTCATGCCATTTAATTACCCTCACTGAAGATTACTGGCCCCCATTCTTCTGAAAACCCAGTAACTCAAGCCTTAAATTTCACCTGCTTGCAAACCAGAAGCAATGACTTATGCACAGCTCCAAACTGCAATGTGTATATGGCATTACAGTTGACAGCTTTAGGTGCTACTGACAAAAAACACaatcacaaagaaaaacaatcccAAATCCACACAATAAAGTATGAGTAAATTAGAAACTAAAGTGTAGTTGAATGTTTCTATAATTAGCAAGCAAAATTCAAATTCTGGGAAACTCTGGTTTTCAAAACCTTTGAAAAACAagagtgtttgtttgtttttaagaacatagccttaaaaaaaagtcacatcaATCAATCTCAGTTCATGTTTAAGAAACAGTCATAGGTTAAGAAGTCTTAACAAGTTTCCTACCTGGGAAAGGCTGGGAGATTATCTGATTTTTCACAACAATGTGAGGAATTTGCGATTTAATTTGAACGGCCTCTCGTGACAGCTGGGCAAAAATTTCTTTACATAAAAGAACATTCTGTGCAGTCTCCAACTTTGTCTGCCAGTGTGGAGAAcctgaaaatataaatcaacatttgcaagaggaaaaagtaaagaGAAGCTACCTTTTTGTTCAGATCCCAGATACAGTACAGTAGCTATGAGTAATTGCTAAGATAAGGTAATCAGTATCTTCTATCCAAATAGAgttttttcagaattttatcCCAGTTAAGCAAGCACTTTAAGATAACACTAATGCATTTTACTTagattttacatatatataaattgTGAACTGCTGCTCCCTTCTGGAACTGCCTATTGTACTCCCAGGCCTTTTGTGAACTCCGCTCTTGAACCTCTGCCGCTTCAGTCACAATTTACTTTCATTGATACTTCAAGCTTTATTAAACTCACTCTACAAATGTTCTAgttttggttaaaacaagacCAATTCTCtgttagtgaattttcctttcagctaggTTCTTttaagtaactgcatttttctgaagttggctgcatgtttttcagacagtgttCACCCCTGGAGCTGACAATGCCCAATGTTtgcagttttactgagctaacgGTAGGAATGGTGTGCAGAAGAGGCCCAGGTTTATCTTTaattgctatagcagccaaggTCGCTGACAGACctcttatgtcccataagtgagggggtcatacttgcagggaggggtggacagaacaggtgacccAAATTGACCAGCGAAGTATTCCATGCCATACATGTCATATGCAGTTTAAAAGCCGGGACATCACAAGGGCCTCGCTCTCTTCATCGACGGCTGGTGtctgttctcctgcctgcaaTCCTAACCCTGGTTCCAGTCCATGCATCCATAAAACCAGTTCCTGTCTACTGtggagtccagtccaggacttcctggtGGCTGCCCTGCAGGTGACTTGCTACTCTGGGAAATTCCacattggttttgtatattttgtagatcatatttgtatattttgtatattattaaagtgggtttttttagctttccaacttgcaagtctctctcccttttcctcttttcccctttccttagtggggagggggaggctaacagagagcatctgccacactttattgttgccttgCAATAAACGGTGACAACAATGAACCACCAAGTAATGTTAAATTCATGTATGTGCTTTCACAGGATTTATAGGTCCAAAATTCTTGGAAGATTATAGTCTGAGTAAGCATACGAGCTCTACACTGTACCCTGAATACCATATGAAACATCTACATAGAACAACATCTTGTCTATGTTCAAGACAGAGCAAGCATCTGTGTCACAGACTACCATGAAATAAAATCCCGTCAGTTCTTTTTAATCCTAAAGCGTAAAGGATGAATTTTTAATCCCAAAGGTTTACAGCTTCACATACTGGCACATATCAAATGAATCAATATAGTGTCTGCCAGGTGAGCTGTTGGTAATTAAGGTACATACTGACAGCAGAGTTTCAGATCCAGAGAAAACATATGAGCCATGGAAACAAATGATGCATTTTGGGCAAAATGAAGAGCGAACAGTCATTCAGTTCAGCTGAACTCATGGGATGCAACTGGCTGAAACACAATACTTTGGTTTGCTTTCAGTTATGTGCAAACTTTTAGCGACTAACAAAAGGTGCGTGAGAATACTTAAAATACAATCCTAGtaactctgtttcagaaactgATTAAACACATATGAAAACCTGAAGGAGTGTGCTTTGAAAGTATCCTGTTTCCAAAGCACATGCAGCCTCTAAAcagaaaatttcagtttaaataagAATATTCTTGTTCACTCTTCTTTCAAGCTATATACTAAAATTTTCACATGCAAACCCATTTCTTAAGAACGTGCTCAAAAAAACAACATATAGCTAGCTATACCTGGTTTCGATTTTGGCATGGGTCTTTTAAAGAGATTGACTGTCCCAAGGTCACCAATGTCTGGAGCTTGTTTCTGAATAGAAACCTAAGCAAAAGAGAATGTTATTTGATGTTTGTTCCTTGTTGCAAGCATACTAAtaccacaacaaaacccacgCTATATTATTAAAGTTACTCTGGCAAACCTTGATATAGGCTGATCCCTCCAAATCACTTGGAATTTGAACATCCAAAGGACAGTAATCCTCAGGTATCTTTTTATCCAGGTCAATGTCTGTGTTCTTTATCACCTCAAATGTGCCGTGATGAAGAAAAAGGGAGCCTAAGACAGGAAGAACAAAGATACACGTACTGTACATAAACCATCTTCTGCAAACAATGAAGCCTATACCTCTGTTTTGCAAGAATATGTATTTCTAAGTCTCCAAACCTCCATAGTTGCGATTGACTCAAATTTCTTAATGACTTCTTAAAAAACAGGTAAATTAGAAAGCTCATTTCAGCACATCAATATCTCAGTCCTGCAGTGTGTGATGTGTAAGTTAACAAGTGGTATTGAACAACTATGGGAGAACACCAACAGTGTTTCTAAATGGTGTCAGTAgatgcagggaaggaaaaagaaaaaggtatttggttaaaacaagaaaaagttaACTGCCCAGTTTTGCAAGCAAGTAGCTTAAGGTGCAACATCCCTACTGAGTTAAAGGAATGCTAATGATGTTTGGTTTACAGTCTTAAAACTATGACAATGTTCTGTCTGTAAAATACAACTATACAGCCAGTCATTCAGGTGGGACGGATAAAAGCAGATGCCCACATCTGTCCTAGTGCATCCTTCTTACATCTGTGGCACTGTTCATCTAGTTTAGGATAAATCATCTAAAGAGACATATCCTGGCCTACAACTACAGTTTCTTCATCAGCACAAGACGAATAACCCTAAATTTGTCCTTCCCCCACTTCAATGATGACAACAGGAGCACAACAAAACCAGTTTAAATGCCTGCTTTGTATCTACATCTTAAGTTTTGTGAGATCGTGTGTTCAATCTTTCACTCCATAACTGGCTCTAGAACTCTGGGCTGGTTATCCTCTCTTGCTGTAATCTGTGAAATGATGCAAATTCTCAGCATCATCTCTCACAAGTGTAGGAATAACAGGTAGAATAAACTGACCTTCGACAACGCTCTGTAGTCATGCActttagttttaggtagtcctcTGAGGAGCAGGGAATTAAAAACAATGATCCTCATGAGTCCCTTCCAGCTTGAGATGTTCTATGATTTGATGATCTTTGCTCAGAGGAAAATGCAACATACTCCTCAAtctttttaaaaggctttacaGGCCAAATGTAGATAAGAGCCAAAGATTTACAAGCTCTACATGTCAACTGATCAATTCCATTGTCAATGCAGAATTGTTTGCGTAAAGCAATCTTACTAGAATCCCACAGTTAGCCTTTAAAATCACTTTCAAGGTTGAGGATTAGCATGATATTTTTCCTGATAATAAAAAAGGCTTCCTCCTTTTATAATCCTGTCTCATAATTACAATGACTTTTTATTAtgttatattatttattattagaGCTATTCCATCTGTTCCTCCAGTTacataaaaaaatcataaaatattaataccCACTCTTGAGAAAAACAAGACCCTACTGTTTACCTGCACTTCTATAGCTCAGATCGCCAAGAATTTTGTCTCCTACTTTTCTCAGCTTCCAGTGTTGTCTCAGTCTTAGCAGTTCAGAGTTGAAGTCTCTTTGTCGcttattttcctggttttccgCAACTGATTTGGATAATCTTTCTGCACCTTTCAAGAGAATTTGAGCTGCTCCAGCTAATGACTTCTTTTTTGAAATCAACTGTAGAAACTGAGGATTctagtaacaaaaataaaaagaggaaagataGTTGTATCttaattctcaaaaaaaaatattattagtgGAATCTAATTGACAGTGACTGATAACTTTTGCTGGATGTTCAGTAACTTATTTAGAATTACTTTCACACCAGCATTATATAGCCACAAGTAGCATTTTGACTTACAGCTCAAGCAAAGAGGCCTTTGGAATCAGCCTCACCTCAACCCATAAAGCACTGTACCAGCACATCACAAGGAACATTTTACTAAATCATGTATGTatcacacatgaaaaaaatgcagtgaaataaaatcttcagtATCAAGCCATACAAAATATACAGCTAGGTATAATGTACCTGTTTTGGAGGAAGGGGATCCTGCATAACTGGGTCTAGAGTCATGAACTTTTTATCCTTCACAATGCTAAGAACATCATACAAAACACACATCTCAGTCAAGGCGCTTCTTAAGTTGTTCCTCACTGAATCCCAAGGCCAGAGGGATGGCTGAAACTTCACCAACCCTAAAAACAGGACAAAAgaacggaaaaaaaaaatattgtaagaaGTAATGGTACAAAGATTATTTTCAAGCCACAGAGGGAtaacagaacagtttgggttggaagggaccttcaaagctcatctagtccaaccccctgccatgagcagggacatcttcaccagatcaggttgctcagagccccgtccagcctggcctggaatgtctccagggatggggcatccaccacctctctgggcaacctgggccagggtttcaccaccctcagtgtaaaaaatttccttctcatgtccggcctgaatctcccctcctttagtttaaaaccatcatcctttgtcctattgcaacaggccctgctaaaaagtcacAACGGCCCGAGATACAACATAACTGTATAATATCTGGATCTCCTCTTTCCCATTTTACCACTGTGATTCAGGCGGTCATGAACATCCCGGCCTGATCCACGGCCAATCGCGGGAACCCCCGGAGGAGGGTTCGCCAGGCCCAGGCGCCCGTGGGGCTGcaggccgggcagccccgcagccagAGGGCCCGGGCTCGGGGCCCAGCCGCCCCTCACCTTCCTCATCCTCCGCCTCGCCCGGCTCGGCCCAGGCGCGGCCCGCCGAACCCGGCTCGTCCTCCTCGGAACCGGAGCCCTGGCTGAAGTCGATGCGCTGCGCCAGGCGGGCCAGGTTCTGGGACATGGAGAGCGGCTGCAGGTAGGTCTCGCTGCCATCCAGCCCCACCTCCTGCACCTGCTTCTCGCACGCCGACTCGATGCTGATGCGCACGGCCGACGCTCCCGCCATCTTGCCGCGACCTCCGGCCGCGCCTGCGCGCGCCCTCCGCCCCGACTACGGGtgccgggcgggggcggggcggcgagagaaggggcggggccaggggcgGAGCTCGGCTGGCTCCGGAAGCACTCGGGAGGGGGCGGAGCCGCCCCTGAGGGGCCGGGCGGGGGTGGGGCCGGTGGCGAacggcagcggcggccgcggaGCTGCCGCGTCACTTGCACGGCCCGTGACAACACGAGGCCGCCTTCCTTCACCCTCCCGCGGCGCAGGTGAACCCCAGGCGGGTTTCATCCTCAGAGCTGGAGCGACTTGCGTGTTCAGCctgcaggagactgaggggagagagacctcatggcggctgcagcttcctcaccaggggaggaggaggggcagggctgagctcttctctggtgaccagtgacagaacccgagggaatggcaggaagatgtgccagggaggttcaggttggacatgaggaaaaggttcttcccccagagggtgctggacactggaacaggctccccagggaggtgtcccggccccaacctgacagtgttcaagaagagactggacaacggcctcagacacacggtgtgaactgtggggttgtcctgtgcagggacaggagctggactcgatgatcgtggtgggtcccttccaactcaggacattctgtgatttttgacCAGAGCTGGTTTAATTCCCTGTTCTAAACATAAATTCACTTCTCAGTCCCCATCATCAACTATGACCATGCAGGAAGCTCAACCCAatagcaaaaaacccccacaacaatATTGCAATGAAATTACCGTTTTAATTCAGTCACAACAATCTTAAGTACAAAATTAAGAAGTTGGCAGTTTACCGCTCTCATATTTATTCTCAACTGATAAATGTGcataattaaaagcatttttaaaaaaaaaaaaaaaaaaaaaatcagcatttgtatttcagaaagatcAAATAGCTGTGCCGTCTCCAGAGCGTCCCGGCTCAGTCCCTGCCGATGCGGTGGGTCTCGGGGGGCCGGTCGATGCggaagagcagctctgcgggcAGCAGGTACCCCAGGTACCCCACGCTCTCAGGGCTGGTGTCCTGGTGGTAGTGTCCTCCCTCCCCATGCTGGCTGAAGCAGTGGGTGTGCTCCAGGCGCAGGTCAAAGCCCTGTCACCGGAGAAAAGACCATGAATGCGCATTCAGGTGAACTGTGGTTAAAAGTCCTGGGATAGTCTCTGCTTTATATTGTGTGTT from Caloenas nicobarica isolate bCalNic1 chromosome 1, bCalNic1.hap1, whole genome shotgun sequence includes the following:
- the MED17 gene encoding mediator of RNA polymerase II transcription subunit 17, yielding MAGASAVRISIESACEKQVQEVGLDGSETYLQPLSMSQNLARLAQRIDFSQGSGSEEDEPGSAGRAWAEPGEAEDEEGLVKFQPSLWPWDSVRNNLRSALTEMCVLYDVLSIVKDKKFMTLDPVMQDPLPPKQNPQFLQLISKKKSLAGAAQILLKGAERLSKSVAENQENKRQRDFNSELLRLRQHWKLRKVGDKILGDLSYRSAGSLFLHHGTFEVIKNTDIDLDKKIPEDYCPLDVQIPSDLEGSAYIKVSIQKQAPDIGDLGTVNLFKRPMPKSKPGSPHWQTKLETAQNVLLCKEIFAQLSREAVQIKSQIPHIVVKNQIISQPFPGLQLSISLCHSSNDKKSQKSASEKQNPEDHLYVLEHNLHQLIRECHKQTLSSTVMPHPASAPFGHKRMRLAGPQAFDKNDISSLQSNEGLLEKIIKQAKHIFLRRRTARTIDSLASRIEDPQIQAHWSNINDVYESSVKVLITSQGYEQICKSIQLQLNIGVEQIRVVHRDGRVITLSHQEQELQDFLLSQMSQHQVHAVQQLAKVMGWHVLSFSNHVGLGPVESIGNASAITVASPNGDYAISVRNGPESGSKVMVQFPRSQCKDLPKGDVLQDNKWNHLRGPFKEVQWNKMEGRNFVYKMELLMAALTPC